TTCCCGGCGCCCTGCTTGCTGTGTCCAATGCCGTTGGCCACACTCTGGGCTCCGGACCTCTCCTTACACCCATCCTCCGCGCTCCTCCCACCGCGTACAGCTACAACCCCAAGGAACAGGCCGAGACTGTTGACCCTGATGAGCTGTTTGCTGCTGGAAAGCAGCTTGCGCTGGTCTCGACCATGCAGGCTCGCAACTCGGCGCGCTTCACCATCATTGGTTCCGCCGAGATGCTCCAGGACAAGACCTTTGACACCAAGGTCTCCCGAAAGGGCGGCAAGGTGCTGTACCCCAGCAACCGCGAGTTCATCACCAGCTTGGCGGGCTGGACTTTCAAGGAGCTTGGTGTGTTGCGGGTTAACAAGATCGAGCACCACCTCGTGGGCGACAACGAGACCAACCCTGAAATCTACCGAGTCAAGAACGATGTGGTATGTTTGGTGAAATTGACTGATATCTGAATTGATGGCTAACGTGCAGTAGACCTACAGCATCTCCGTCTCCGAGTATGCCTGGCGTAGCTGGATGCCCTTTGAGCTCCCCCCTGGCGACTCGCTCCAGCTCGAGTTCTCGATGCTCTCGCCCTTCCACCGCCTGGACCTCAAGGCCACGCATGTCGACGAGCACGCCACCGTCTTCAGCACCAACTTTACGCTGCCCGACCAGCACGgcatcttcaacttcaaggtCAACTACAAGCGACCCTTCCTGACCAAcgttgaggagaagaacaCTGTCAGCGTGCGACACATGGCCCACGACGAGTGGCCGCGCAGCTACGTCATCTCGGGCGCCTGGCCCTGGCTGACGGGTATTGGAGCCACTGTCACTGGCTTCTTGGCGTTTAGCGTTATCTGGATGTACAGCCAGCCCGTGGCCACCTTggaaaagggcaagaagacgcAATAGATGGAGCAGTGAATGGGAGAAGGGAATGGAATGTACAAtgattttcttattatagcaACGCCATGATCAGGAGTCGTGGGTCAGTTGCGTGTGTAGAGTAGGAACAAAAATGGGATGAATATAGAATGCATTTGTCGACTACAGGCTCCAGCGTATTCATACTGTCGAGCAGCTAGAGCTCTGTATTAATGTGTCTACGAGTATTCACGGGCCTCAAGATGCGCACCAAGCAGTTGAACTATCAAAGGCATGCACACTACCCATGAAAATGTCAAGATACAACCATGATGCCCTCAGATTAGCTCTCTTGGGTTCTCACTGACAACGCGCGGCTGTGGACAGTGAATAACGCCAAACATGTAAAACATGTACGCCGCTGCTGCCTGCAAATTTGGCTTTTTGGTCGTTCAATCATCACCGGGCAAAATAGTTTGTATCTCAACTCTCCATCCCCTCCTCCCACTCCCGCACCTCTTCCCTACCGCAAAAGCAGGACAAGCCTGCTCCGATTGAAAACTATAGTGCAAAACATGTACGTCTCCGCAAGCCCAGAACGGGTATCGCGTGTGAGAACAGCTTCTTGGTGAAGAGTGTCGGTCATTGCGGCTATGGAAAGTCCTGTTTGGGTGAGTGAAGGGTTGcggaaggagaagagaggggaGGAGAAAGTTGGAGGAAGGCTTGCTCAGATCTCTGTTCTTGAATTTGGGTCATGTATCATTTCGCAAGTGGTTCTTTGAGAAGATCCGACCAAGCGAAAGATATACCAAGCTCATGTGAACATCTTCATCACTGCAGCCGCTGGCGGTATCGCAAGGCGATAGAGTCAGCTCGGGTCTGTGGTACGGTGGCCATGCCGGGGAGAGAAAGTGCAGCgagggggagggagaggtGATGGGCGGAGGGGTGGGTGTTGCAATGCCTGTAGGCATCGAGGGTGCTGACAATTGGGGATTCGACTGTGTAGTGCCCGAGTGAGTGTGCGCGAGCGGGCGGATGAAGTCAGGAGAGGGATGGTGAAGTGGTTGTCGGAACGTCGCCTTTGCTGGTCATGGGgaggaaagaaaagaaggcaAGAATGTGGTCGGAGAAGCTGGCTTTTGTAGGCGGAAAAAACGTGCACGCAATCAGTACATTTCGGGTAAATAAAAACAGGTCTATTGTTAACTGTAAACGGCTGTGATTCATGGTCCAAAAGAAGTGATAAAAAAGTGAAGTTGAAGGTCAGTGAATCAGAGTCGAAGTCGCGTTTGGTCGCGTAGACTTGGGATAAGGCTGACAGCGCCAAGCTGTGGCTGCTCGATTGTGGCTGAGCGCCACTTTTTGCTGAGCTTCTGAGACCTGGACCCTCTTCAGTCCAACGAGACGAGGCTGGGAAAACTTGGGCGCGACAACATCTGGCTTGCTGTCACTAGAAGCCGTTTAATCTGTCAATCTTGACTACTCGCACAGCGTAATCGTTAAGATGGTACGTTCTACTGAAATTCAAGGTGTGTGTATCTGGCTGACTCTTCCAGGCTCGAAACTCGGAAAAAGCGCAGTCGATGCTGTTTCGCTTCCGCGAAGCCCAAGCAGCAGACCTAGGCATCATCGACGCCGGCCGCACCCGCCGCCCCAAGCTCATCACCGAAGTCGAGGCCATCCCAGCATGCGAGAAGTGGCGCGGCCAGGTCCTAAAGGAGATCTCGCGCAAGATGTCGCGCATCCAGGACCCCATCCTCAGCGACTACCAGATCCGCGACCTCAACGACGagatcaacaagctcatGCGCGAGAAGCACATGTGGGAGGTGCAGATACGCAATTTAGGAGGGCCGAATTACATGCGCGGTGGAGGAAAGATATACGATGAGCAGGGTAGGGAGATACCTGGTGGTGGCAAGGGATACAAGTACTTTGGTCGCGCAAGAGAACTCCCAGGCGTCAAGGAACTATTCGAAGCAGCACGCACCAAAGGACAAGACGAGAAGCctctggaggagaggagcGAGCTGCGGCGCAACGTGGACGCGGCCTACTACGGATACGCgcctgacgaggaggacgacgagatgCTGGCGtacgaggctgagaaggagaggcAGGCTGTGGAGCACATGCTCGAGACGGGGAGCCGAGACGTGCCCGATGGGTGGGAGCCTCTGCCGGGTGATGGAGGGGATGGGGTGACGTGGGAGCTGCCGACGTTGGAGGAGGTGCAGGAGGAGTTGATTgatcggaggaggaggaagttgcTGGATCAGCTgtgatgaagatgggcgGGAAACTCTTTTTCATCCAACGGCTGCTATCCACGTAGTTGTGTTTGGTGGTCGAGTGGCTTTGTACTGGCCTGTTCTATCTATGGTGGATGTTTGACGGGGACGTTTTCTAGTCACGATTTGGCGTTTCGGACGGCAACAATACTCCTAGCTGTATGTATTCAAAGGCGCAACGGTTTCACGGGATCGGGCTGGTAGTTCAAAAACGAGGTGGAGGTTACATTACGTAGGTAAGGGGGTTAAAAGATATGCGAGATGTCGACAACTCAGAGCATGACGATACTAATTATGGCCACCAAATATTCGGTCCTCGCAAGGCTAACGACCCTGGGCATAATACGGTGAGTATAGGCCAGGACGGCGCCCGCGTTCCCCGGGCTGTCATTGCATGAACGGGCAAGTCCGCAGGGGTCATGGATCGAGTTGATGATgggtaaa
This region of Fusarium falciforme chromosome 5, complete sequence genomic DNA includes:
- a CDS encoding Dolichyl-diphosphooligosaccharide--protein glycosyltransferase subunit WBP1 gives rise to the protein MRSLLSLVLLLFAALVSAAGTAGNRLLVVLDAVEEKEAYSTFFADLNERGYQITYESPKNSALSLFRLGERNYDHLLFLPTKVKGLGPNLTPNTILDFINAGGNILLTMSSTHAVPTSLVSVLAELDIALPVERTGKIVDHFNFDTISAAESHDVLVLDAPRNVRPGLKDYFEIPGALLAVSNAVGHTLGSGPLLTPILRAPPTAYSYNPKEQAETVDPDELFAAGKQLALVSTMQARNSARFTIIGSAEMLQDKTFDTKVSRKGGKVLYPSNREFITSLAGWTFKELGVLRVNKIEHHLVGDNETNPEIYRVKNDVTYSISVSEYAWRSWMPFELPPGDSLQLEFSMLSPFHRLDLKATHVDEHATVFSTNFTLPDQHGIFNFKVNYKRPFLTNVEEKNTVSVRHMAHDEWPRSYVISGAWPWLTGIGATVTGFLAFSVIWMYSQPVATLEKGKKTQ